The proteins below are encoded in one region of Kogia breviceps isolate mKogBre1 chromosome 8, mKogBre1 haplotype 1, whole genome shotgun sequence:
- the C8H9orf152 gene encoding uncharacterized protein C9orf152 homolog, with product MQGLPCPCPALPHFWQPGSPFMASGSGAQGPLLSMQSLRAQYAGLRRRQKAQAHVVVLPKGGNMPAPAEAMVSAVWINKERRHSLSLEEADPEAEETLEEADRGCLQAPESPWHTHLEMHHSVQTFHQETSRQVKHKDKFMGSEQRLLGLSEDTQMTQQGSTIPEAAQHECQVGNTPTKAVRSGFNIGAQDPPSIKKPHRSGRPVHYPFPRRKTPRISQVARNLGLYGPA from the exons ATGCAGGGGTTGCCCTGCCCGTGCCCGGCCCTGCCCCACTTCTGGCAGCCGGGGTCTCCCTTCATGGCCTCCGGCTCTGGGGCTCAGGGGCCCCTGCTCAGCATGCAGAGCCTGCGAGCGCAGTACGCAGGCCTGAGACGGCGACAGAAGGCCCAGGCCCACGTGGTGGTGCTGCCGAAAG GAGGGAACATGCCTGCTCCTGCTGAGGCCATGGTCAGTGCTGTTTGGATTAACAAGGAGAGAAGGCATTCACTGTCCCTAGAAGAGGCGGATCCTGAGGCAGAGGAGACGCTGGAGGAGGCTGACAGGGGCTGTCTGCAGGCCCCCGAGTCTCCATGGCACACACACCTAGAGATGCACCACTCGGTCCAAACCTTCCACCAGGAAACCAGTCGTCAAGTAAAGCACAAGGACAAGTTCATGGGGTCTGAGCAAAGGCTCCTAGGCTTGTCTGAAGACACTCAAATGACTCAGCAAGGAAGCACGATCCCAGAGGCAGCCCAGCATGAATGTCAAGTGGGCAATACCCCAACAAAGGCAGTGAGATCTGGCTTCAACATTGGTGCTCAGGACCCTCCTTCCATAAAGAAGCCACACAGGTCTGGAAGACCTGTTCACTATCCATTTCCCCGAAGGAAAACTCCCAGGATCTCCCAGGTGGCCCGGAACCTGGGCTTATATGGCCCAGCCTGA